Within Candidatus Methylomirabilota bacterium, the genomic segment AAGCTGATCGTGGCCTGGACGATCAAAGGCGGCAGCGTGTTGGGCAGGATGTGCCGGCCGATGAGCGCGCCATCTCCGGCCCCGAGGGCCCGGGCCGCCACCACGAAGTCGCGGTCGCGGAACTCGAGGAAGCTGGCCCGCGTGAGACGGGCGAAGACCGGGAGAAAGGCGATGCCGATGGCCACCATCGAGATGGTCAGGGTGGGCTTGAACACCGCGGCCAGGAGCAGGGCCGAGAGGATCGCCGGGAAGCCCTGCACGGCGTCCACCAGGCGCATGAAGCCCTCGTCGAGCCAGCCGCCGAAGTAGCCGGACAGGATGCCGAAGAGCACGCCGACCGCCATGCCGATGCCGACCGCGATGACCCCGACCAGGATCGAGGTGATGGCCCCTTGCATGACCCGCGACAGCAGGTCGCGTCCGAACTGATCGGTCCCGAGCGGGTGCGCCGGCGTCGGGCCCTGCAGCCGCCCCGCGATGGACATCTCGAGCGGGTCGCGTGGCGTGTAGAAGAGGCTCACCGCCGCGGTCACCACCAGCCCGAGGGTGATGGCGAGGCCGATCACGAACGTCACGTGGCGGAAGGCGCGGGAGCGGCGGGACCTTCGTCCGTCACCCTGCCCTCTCCCCGGCGGGGAGAGGGAGACCATGGGCTCAGCCATAGCGGATGCGCGGGTCGAGGATGCCGTAGAGAATGTCCACCGCCGCGTTGACCGTGACGATCATGGAGGCCACGAAGAGCACCACGCCCTGCACCACCGGCAGGTCGCGCGCGCTGATCGCGGCCAGGGTGAGGCGGCCCAGGCCCGGCAGATAGAACACCGACTCCAGGATGATGCTGCCGGCCAGCAGCTGGCCGAGCTGGACGCCGGCCACCGTGACGATCGGGATCAGCGCGTTGCGCAGCGCGTGGCGGAAGAGCACGCCCCGCTCCGCCACGCCCTTGGCGCGCGCGGTCTTCACGTATTCCTCGCGCAGCACCTCGAGCAGCGCGGAGCGGGTGGTCCGGGCCAGCACCGCGAACTGGAACAGGCCGAGGGCCACCGCGGGCAGCAGCAGCGAGCGCACCCCTCGCCAGAACCCCTGCCCCCAGCCGTCGAAGCCGCCGGCCTGCACCCAGCCGAGCTGCACCGAGAACAAGAGAATCAGCAGCAGGCCCGCCCAGAAGCCGGGCACCGCCACCCCCAGCTGGGACAGGACCATCGTGAGGTAGTCGCCCCAGCGCCGGTGGTGGGTGGCCGCGTACACGCCCAGCGGGATCGCGGCCGCGATCATCAGGGCCGCGGCCAGCAGGGTCAGCGGCAGGGTCACGGTGAGGCGCGAGAGGATCAGCGTGGCCACCGGCAGGTCGTACTGGATCGAGCGGCCGAGGTCGCCGGACAGGGCGCGGGTCACCCAGTGGGCGTACTGCACGGTGATGGGCTGGTCGAGGCCCAGCTCTCGCCGCACGCGTGCCACCGAGTCCGCGTTGGCCTCGAGGCCGAGGATGATGAGGGCGGGGTCGCCGGGGAGCACCCGCACGACCACGAACACCAGGAGCGAGACGAAAAGGAGGGTGGCGGCCAGCGCCGCCACCCTCCGGAGGACGTAGCGATGCAACCGCTTACTTCTGCCAGGCCACCTCGGACAGGTCGAGCACCGGCAGCGGCAGGTCCTTCCAGATGCCGGTCACGCCCTTCTTGGTGACCACGAGCCGCGGGTGCATGTAGAGCCAGACCGCCGGCGCCTCGTCGGCGAGCATGTCCTGCATCTTCACGTAGAGCTCGCGGCGCGTCTTGTCGTCGGGCGCCGACTCCGAGGCGCGGAAGAGCTTCTGGAACTCGGGGCTGTCCCAGCGGAAGTAGTACTTCGGGTTCGCGAAGTTGCCGATGTCGAAGGCCTCGGCGTGGCCGATGATCGACATGTCGTAGTCGGGGTTCGTGCACGGGGCCAGGCAGAACACCTGCGACAGCCACTGGCCCCACTCGATCTGCTGGATGCTGGCGCGAATGCCCACCTTGGCGAGCTGGCTGCTGACCACCTCGGCGGAGCGCACCGTGTAGTAGTACTGCGGCGCGACCTTGAAGACGGCCTCGAAGCCGTTGGGGTAGCCGGCATCCGCGAGGAGCTTCTTGGCCTTGACCGGATCGTAGCCCACCCGCTTGGAGACGTCCACGTAGTAGGGGTTGGTGGGATCCACGTTGGAGCCGAGGACCTTGCCGTACCCGAACATCGCCCCCTTCAGGACCTCTTCCTTGTTGATGGCGTGGGTGATGGCCAGCCGCACCCGCTTGTCCGAGTAAGGCTTCTTGCTGTTGTTCATCGACAGCGTGACGTCGTTGGTGGTGTCGCCCACGATGACCTGGAAGCGCGCGTCCTTCTTCAGCTCGTCGACGCTCTCCGGGCCGATGCCGAAGGCGGAGACGTCGATGTCGCCGGCCTTGAGCGCGGCCAGGGCCGCGTTCGGGTCGGGGATGAAGCGGTACACCACCCGGTCGAGCTTGGGCAGACCCTTCACCCAGTAGTCCTTGTTCTTCGTCAGCACGATGCGGTCGCCCCGCACCCACTCGGCCACCGTGAAGGGGCCCGTGCCCATCGGCTGGCTCTTGAGCGTGTCCACCGCTTCTCTCGGATAGATCACCGAGCCCTGCCGGGCCACCGTGTAGAGGAACGTCGCGTCCACCCGCTTGAGCGCCACCGTCACCGTGTAGTCGTCCTTCACGATGACGTCCTGGATGACGTCGTACTGCACGCGGTAGGGATGCTTGGTCTCCGGGTTCACCGCCCGGTCGAGCGCGAACTTCACGTCGGAGGCCTTCAGCTCGCGTCCGTTGTGGAAGCGCACGCCCTTGCGGAGGAAGAACGTGTAGTTCTTGCTGTCGCTCGTGTACCAGCGCTCGGCCAGCCACGGCACCATCTTGCCGTGACGGTCGATCTTGATCAGGCCCTCCTGCACGTTGTCGAAGACCACCGCCGCGATCGCCGACGACGGGTTGGAGGTCAGATCGAGGCCGGGCGGCTCGGTGGCCACCTGGATCACCAGGCCGTTCGGGGCCTGGGCGAGCGTGACGGCGGGCGCCGCGGCGAACGCGGCGATCAGGACGGCCAGGAGCAAACGCATCATCCGACTTTCCTCCCCGTGAAGAACTCGACGGTGCGCCGCAGGCCCTCGTCGAAGTCGACCACCGGATCGTAGCCGAGGTCGCGCTTGCCCGCGCTCACGTCGGCCAGGGTGTGTGGGACGTCGCCGGCGCGGCCCGGCGAGTGCTTGCGCTTGATCGGCTTGCCGAGCATCCGCTCGAGCTTGGCGATGATCTCGAGCAGGCTCGTGCGGCTGCCGCAGCCCACGTTGTAGGCCCGACCGGAGACCTTCGCCGCGTCGGCCCGCGCCGCGAGCAGGTTGGCCGCGACCACGTTGTCGATGTAGGTGAAGTCGCGCGACTGCGTGCCGTCGCCGTGCACCTGCAGCGGCTGGCCCTGCTGGGCCCACAGGATGAAGCGCGGGATCACCGCCGCGTATTCGCTCTTGGGATCCTGGCGCGGGCCGAACACGTTGAAGTAGCGCAGGCCCACCGTCTCGACGCCCATCAGCCGGTGCCACACCGAGCCGTACAGCTCGCCGGCCACCTTGGTGGCCGCGTAGGGCGAGATGGGGGCGCTGGGCTGATCCTCGCGCTTGGGCAGGTCGGGGCGGTCGCCGTACACCGAGGAAGAGGAGGCGTAGACCACTCGCGGCTTGCGCTTCTGGGCGGCCGCCGCGTGGAGGACGTGCAGGGTGCCGGTCACGTTCGAGGCGTTGGCGCCCAGCGGATCGGCCACCGAGCGCGGCACCGAGCGCATCGCGGCCTGGTGGAACACCGCGGTCACCCCGCGCATGGCCTTCTCGACCGCCTTGAAGCTGGTGAGGTCGCCGCGGACGATCTCGAGCCGGCGATGGCCGCGGGCGAACTCGAGGTTCGCGCGGCTGCCGGTGGAGAAATTGTCGAACACCCGCACCCGCTGCCCCTCGGTGAGGAGCCGCTCGACGATGTGGGAACCGATGAAACCCGCTCCACCGGTCACCAGGAAGAGTGCTGGAGGCGCCATGAACAGCAGCCAATTATGGCGGGCTGGCCCGATCAAAGTCAATGTCGCGGGCCCAGCGCTCGCGCGTCAGCACGTGGTAGGTCGCGCGCACCCCCTTGTACTCGGTGAGCCCGCGGCGCTCGAAGCCCAGCTTGTCGAGCACGCGCTGCGAGGCGTGATTGTCCGGATAGGTCACCGCCACCAGCCGAGGCAGCCCCAGGGCGCCCAGCGCGTGCGCCACGAGGGCGGCCGCCGCCTCGGTGGCGATTCCGTGGCCCCAGGCGGTCCGGGCCAGCCGGTAGGCCAGCTCCACGTCCGGGCCGGTGGGCATGCGGATGAGCGCGGCGAGGCCGTGGAAGGCGCCGTCGCCGCGGCCCTCCACGCGCCAGAAGCCGAGCGGGTCGGACGCGCCCTCCTCGGCCTCGCGGAGGCGGGTCCGCGCCCGCTCCTCGATCTCGGCGGGCGGGCGGACGCCGGCCGGGCTTCCCACGTAGCGCATGACCTCCGGATCGCTGTCGAGGCGGATCAGGTCGAGCAGGTCACTCGCGACGAGCGGGCGCAGACGCAGGCGCGGCGTCTCGAGCGTGGTCATCATGCGCGCCCCAACCTTTAGCACAGCCGCCACGACCGCGGGACACCTTGACTGGCTGCGGCCTCGCGGC encodes:
- a CDS encoding ABC transporter permease — translated: MTFVIGLAITLGLVVTAAVSLFYTPRDPLEMSIAGRLQGPTPAHPLGTDQFGRDLLSRVMQGAITSILVGVIAVGIGMAVGVLFGILSGYFGGWLDEGFMRLVDAVQGFPAILSALLLAAVFKPTLTISMVAIGIAFLPVFARLTRASFLEFRDRDFVVAARALGAGDGALIGRHILPNTLPPLIVQATIS
- a CDS encoding ABC transporter permease; translation: MHRYVLRRVAALAATLLFVSLLVFVVVRVLPGDPALIILGLEANADSVARVRRELGLDQPITVQYAHWVTRALSGDLGRSIQYDLPVATLILSRLTVTLPLTLLAAALMIAAAIPLGVYAATHHRRWGDYLTMVLSQLGVAVPGFWAGLLLILLFSVQLGWVQAGGFDGWGQGFWRGVRSLLLPAVALGLFQFAVLARTTRSALLEVLREEYVKTARAKGVAERGVLFRHALRNALIPIVTVAGVQLGQLLAGSIILESVFYLPGLGRLTLAAISARDLPVVQGVVLFVASMIVTVNAAVDILYGILDPRIRYG
- a CDS encoding ABC transporter substrate-binding protein, translated to MMRLLLAVLIAAFAAAPAVTLAQAPNGLVIQVATEPPGLDLTSNPSSAIAAVVFDNVQEGLIKIDRHGKMVPWLAERWYTSDSKNYTFFLRKGVRFHNGRELKASDVKFALDRAVNPETKHPYRVQYDVIQDVIVKDDYTVTVALKRVDATFLYTVARQGSVIYPREAVDTLKSQPMGTGPFTVAEWVRGDRIVLTKNKDYWVKGLPKLDRVVYRFIPDPNAALAALKAGDIDVSAFGIGPESVDELKKDARFQVIVGDTTNDVTLSMNNSKKPYSDKRVRLAITHAINKEEVLKGAMFGYGKVLGSNVDPTNPYYVDVSKRVGYDPVKAKKLLADAGYPNGFEAVFKVAPQYYYTVRSAEVVSSQLAKVGIRASIQQIEWGQWLSQVFCLAPCTNPDYDMSIIGHAEAFDIGNFANPKYYFRWDSPEFQKLFRASESAPDDKTRRELYVKMQDMLADEAPAVWLYMHPRLVVTKKGVTGIWKDLPLPVLDLSEVAWQK
- a CDS encoding SDR family oxidoreductase — translated: MAPPALFLVTGGAGFIGSHIVERLLTEGQRVRVFDNFSTGSRANLEFARGHRRLEIVRGDLTSFKAVEKAMRGVTAVFHQAAMRSVPRSVADPLGANASNVTGTLHVLHAAAAQKRKPRVVYASSSSVYGDRPDLPKREDQPSAPISPYAATKVAGELYGSVWHRLMGVETVGLRYFNVFGPRQDPKSEYAAVIPRFILWAQQGQPLQVHGDGTQSRDFTYIDNVVAANLLAARADAAKVSGRAYNVGCGSRTSLLEIIAKLERMLGKPIKRKHSPGRAGDVPHTLADVSAGKRDLGYDPVVDFDEGLRRTVEFFTGRKVG
- a CDS encoding GNAT family N-acetyltransferase — encoded protein: MMTTLETPRLRLRPLVASDLLDLIRLDSDPEVMRYVGSPAGVRPPAEIEERARTRLREAEEGASDPLGFWRVEGRGDGAFHGLAALIRMPTGPDVELAYRLARTAWGHGIATEAAAALVAHALGALGLPRLVAVTYPDNHASQRVLDKLGFERRGLTEYKGVRATYHVLTRERWARDIDFDRASPP